In Paenibacillus durus, the DNA window AAGATTGGAACATTGTTATACAAAGTAACAGGCTGCCCCATAGCATCAACGCTTTGCGCGTGAAATCCCAATTTCCGTGCGATAGAGTTGAGCTTAATCATGGTCTTGGAGTCCATGAAAAGTGCGTCGGCACGTCCGCGTGTTTGATAAATCAGGGCGTCTAGTGCCTCCAGGAAAATATGCACGTTGGCGTCGTCACTAATATCGAGCCCATTTGTAGCCGCTGTGAGCAACTGGTCCCCGGAAATCCTCTTCTTCAACCCGTTAAACGATTTTGAGTCTACAGCCACGTCCCCGTTGAAAAAAGTATCTTGGAACTTAAAGGCGGTAGCCTTGGCTTTCAGCCCAGTGTGTACGGCGCGGATGTCATTGAGGTTTGATTCCGTCTGTTGTTGGTATCTGTCCACGTCAGAAACGCCGCCGAGGATTACAAGGGTTTCAGACTCTCTCGCTACTGTACCGGTAGACTCTGTGTAAGACTCATTAACTCCACGAAATGCGACGTCAGGCAGCGTGTCCTCCCGGTTATAGGCGTACGCACTACCTTGATATTCGATAAACGGGAGCATCTGCAGGACTGGTGCGGATTGGACGAAGGTTGTAATTACGCCCTTCTGCAGTGCGTCTTGTGTCAGTTTTGCGGATTCCAAAAGTGTTAAAGCCATTGATTAATTCCCCCTATAATGTGTTATGAAATTAAAATAAAATAAGCAAGACGATTTCACCTGCTTATTACTTGCCCTGCTTCGAGTATGCGAGTGTTAGCATGTCGTGTGCGCTCATGCTGGATGTATCAATTTTGCTGCTTCCGCCGTTCGTATCTCCGCCAATCTGCCGCGATCCGCTCGACTGCTCCGTAAGATACGGTTTCGACTCAATCAGCGCCTTGATTACATCATGCATTCCGACCACATTACCGGTATCATCGACGGTCACTCCGGAAATGTCCGCCAGCTTGAACGCATCCTCGATCGCGTCCGGCCTAATTTTGTGGTCTGCGGAATGGGCCAGCGCCTTAAACTCCGCTTTTACTAAACGTTGATTCGCAGTCTCAAGCGCTTTGGAACGTGCTTCCTCCGCTACTTGCGCGCGTTGCTCCGCAGCTTCTTTCGCCGCATTAAGTTCAGCCTGCGTAGTTTCGAAACCAGCTAACCGCGCCTCGATATCGTCGTAGTCTTCGTGGCCTTTGCGATCTCTCGCCAAACGGTCGCGCACGATTGCGTCAAGTTCTTCCTGGGTAAACGTTTTTGGGTCTCCGCCTTCGTTGCCGCCGCCTCCCCCGCTTCCGTCATCTGCGTTGAAAAGTGGAAAATACTCGTTAGCAAATCGTTTCATCGTTAATTCCTCCCGTACTAGGCCCGTCGGCACAATTTCCGTAAAGTTTAACGTCATTCCACGTCTGGACGGGCGCTCTACTGCGCCAATAGCTGCGGATCGCGCACCGGTGATAAAACGTGCCGGCACTTCGGATGAAATAGTTCGCGCCTTGAAATGTCGCCAATATACGGATAGTCACCCGGAGCGCCCGGCGTCAACTTGACAATGCGCCCCTCCCAATTTCGGCAGGCATCCGTAGCTCCATGTCGGGATACCCTCGCATATAAAGCGCCGCGCCCGACCGCTTCGTTGATCGTAGCCTCACGATGTGCTGCGTTCATCTTCGTCCGGCTGACCATTTCGACGTAAACATCCGGTTTCCAGCGGCGGCCTGCGCTATCAATAATCCCGGTATCAATCGCGCTGCCGAGCGTCTGCCTCATCCGTTGCAGCATGTCCGCATTAAGCGTTCGCTGGCCGTTTACGCCTTTCGTCAAATTAGCGCGCAGTGATTCAGCGGTTGCCTGACGCACAGCTTGCTTAACGCGGCGCTCAACGTTTTGAGTAACCGCAAGCAAGTCCGCCTGTGTATCCGCAACGGCCGACGCTACAAATTCGCGGTTGATCCGATTAAACTTAGCAATCTTCTCCGCTTCCTCTACCGTCTCCGCTGCGCCTAAGTCTACGATAGCGCGGATAACTCCGTCGGTCGCCGCTTTGGGTACGTGTTTCTCGACCCATTCCGCCGACTCTTCGTTAAGCCCACGCAAAATAGCCGCAACCTCGGCGAGTGCGGCCTTCGCATTAGCGCGGGAGATTCCGGTTAGGTCCAGGCGCGACAGTTCGCCGGCGATCGCGAGCAGGGCGCCCTTAAACGCTTTAATGAGCAGGTTAACGTCGTAATCGTAGTCCGGATCGGGGATAACGGACATTACTCGTCAACCTCTTCGTACGTTAGCGCGAAGATATCCGGTTTGCATGGGTAAAACTCGCCCGACACGCCCTTAACGAGGTAGTCGCCTTCTGAGATTCGCATTTTCCCTTCTAATGTATCTATTTCTCCTTCGATTACCTCTCCGCCGTACTGACTCCACAAAGTAACCCGTCTGTCTCTAAAGTCTCTGGGGACACCTTCTCGAAAGTTTTCTTTCGTGAACTGCCACGCATCAATGACAACGGGCTTTTTCCTGAATTTAGGCAACTTGACCGCCTCCCTCCGCGTTAAATATCGTCGAGTCAACCGTTCCCATTGTCCGCTCTTCGTCCGCGTCAATCCGCGTGATAATCTCGGCCGCCTGCGCGTCGGTTACACCGTCAAGGCGCTTAATTGCGTCGTTCACGGCGAGAGTCGGCTTGCCTCCCGTACGAATCTGTGCGATTTCGGCTTGCTCACGCTCATCTGTCGGCAATCCATCCGCGAAAATAATGTGCGGCTTCGTCGGCGTGTACTCCGGTTTTGTTCGGGATTGCGCGTGCTCCAAAAGCTGCGCGATAAACAGCGCATCTGTTAGCGCCTTATCAAAATACTGACGTTTACGCGCGATCTTCGAAAGTAGCGGACCCATTCGGTACTTGACCGCAAGACCGGTCGCCCCGCTTGTGCCGGCGTTCTCTTTGCCGAGTGCGATCGGTGGCAATTCGGCGGTCGTTAGGAGCGTATCAATAAGCGTGTCCAACTCTTTAAAGGCAGAGTCGAGCTTTCCGTCCCAGGTAATATACTGCGGAACAACGTCGTGCTCGCCAACAACTTCAATAACTTTTGCGTAAGCAGCGCGCATCTGCGGAACACCGTCCGGCCCTTCTTCCAGAACACCTGCGGGCATTGTGAGAATCGGGTCGGCGTGCTTATCTAGGATCGCCGCTATTTGCGTTAACCTGTTATTGATCTCGTAGAATATGGCGGCGTGCTCCGTAATGTCGTCGACGCCTTCCCATGCGTCATCTAATGCGAAGTTCGGCGCGTGAATGACCAGGGGGAACGGAACACCTGTCTTGATAGGTTCGCTCGGCGCTTCTAATTCGTCTGTGATCTGCCACGTAAAAACCTCGCCATTAACGGTCGAAAGCGGAGTCATTGCGTATTTTGCGGTTATGATTGTGCCGGGTCCGTGTGTCTCAACGTGAAGCTCCCATTTAACCGAGTTTCCTTCGCTGACGCTTACCGGGACCGCGATATGATAGCGTGCGATCTTCTTTCGGTCTCCGGGAATCTCTTCCGGGAATACGTAAGCCGCATTTTGCGCTTCGATCATTACGCGGTACGGGTCTACAGACTCTGCTAAAACTCCGCGATATTCTTGCGCCCATTTCACCTTATAAAACGAGTCCCCACGGTAAGCATTCCCGTAAGCCATTTCGTAATTAGTTACGTTCAGCGCGTTATCTCTGACGATTCGCTCTACGGCTTGCTGTTCCGGAGAACCCTCTTCACCGGCTCCGTAGATCGGCGACTCACCGAACAGTAAGTCAGCCGCTTTCTTGCAGATAAGGTCCGCGTAATTCGCATAAATATAACGGCGGCCGTCCTGCTCGATTCGTTCGCTAATACGTTTAATTAGATCGGCGTTACTCGTTACTACGTCTCTATTTCCACGGTAACGCTTAACGCGGTCTTCATGCTCTTTTGGTGGGTACTGGCTCCCTACTTCAAACAACCGTATACCTCCTTTACAATCCTTTCGGCTTCCTGCTCCATGTGCGACCTCTTCTAGCTGCTCCTCCGGATGCTTCTACTGCACCAGCCAGGGCGTCCGGTAAGTCGTCGTGAGTTCCAGACGGGAACTGCTCCATTTGCTCGAATAAAAGTCGATGCGATTTATTAAAACGCAAAAAGCCGTTCTCCACGAGCGGCTCCAATGATTCAATGCGTATTTCTTTCTTTGTGCGGCTTACAACCGGCTTAACTCTCGTACTCCCGATGCGCTCCTTCTGCAGCCTCTCGCAAAGTTGACGGTACATATCGTGCTGTGCGCCTACTGTTTCAATCGCAAACGTCTTGTATCCGTAGTCACGAATAAATTCAACCGCCTGCTCTAACGCTATATGCGCGGGACATTTCCTGGCCCATGCTTCAAGCACGTACATAACGCCCGTCTGACGGTGCTTGCCGATCGTTACAATCGCGTTGTAGTCGGCCCGGCTGCTCTTGCCTTGCGCGATATCCCAAAACGCGTATACGTCCAGCGGAATCGGTTGGCCGTTTGAATCAAGCAAGTCGGATTCATCGTAATACCGGAACGTCTCCGGATTGAATATCGCTGATTCTTCGTCAATCGGATTGTTTTGGTACTCCGTGTTGAACGCTTTCGACCCGTTGTCCCATTTCCACGTCATTAGCTTCCAAAGCGGCTGAACTTCCGGCCATAATACGACCGCGCCGCGATCCATTTCGACGCGGTTTGCTTCGTAAAAAGCGAGTGCGTCTGATACCCGACCAGGATTGTCAGCGTTAAGGTAAATCTCGCGGCACTTATCCCACAGGTCCAATCGCTCAGGCTCGTCAATCAGCGCCTTGTATAACTTGGCGTTAAAGTCTGAACGCTTCATGACCGTTAGCAGTAACGACTCCGCATGTACGACCGTTCCCATATAAACAAATGCGGTCTTTTTACCTTTAGGATCGCCGAGCGGAATTACAGTCTGCGAAAACCAGTCCCGCATTTTCTGACGCAACTCCGGAGTAGCCGCGTTTGAGCGTATATCTTCCAAATCGTCGCAGATAATGAGGTCCGGGCGAACTCCGTCCCAGTTACGACCGCGTAAAGACTGATTCGTCGACGCCGCTTCAACTTTCGTTAACTGGTGCGGCCTTCCATCTGCCCCGGGCTCCCATGCGACGAACTCGTTAGAATTATCCTTTGGGTTTACATTCTTGTTAATATGCAATAATGGACCAAAATCACGCCGTAATTTCTCGTTTGACTTCAATTGGTTCGCAATCCACTCAAGATTCCCCGTAGAAACGGAAGGTGTCTCCGATATATTGATTATGTACTTGCGATGTCGATACGCAATCTCACGCGCAGGAAAAGCACGCGACAAATACGTTGACTTTGCGTGTGAACGGGGCGCGCCGCGCGCTACCTTTGCGTTAACGGTGCGCATAGACACGGTGTCCATTGTCTCGCATATCTCGCGGTGAAATTCCGGTGCTTCGGACACCTCCGTAATATCGAACCCGTCCCAATTGCCGGCGCTACCGGGATTGTGCGCTTCCGAAAAGTATTCGAGTGCGAAGTATAGCAAATCACTCTCCGCTCGGTGAATACGCGTCAACCGCTCATGCTCGTCCAGATATTGCGCGAGTTCCGCCTCTTCCTCAAGCGTTAATTCCGCTACTGACATCTCGCCGATAAGCGCGTCTATACTTGCGATTAGCTCCGCGCGCTCTTTCCGATCAAGCCAACGGTCATTTACCCATGCGATGGCCCTCCACCTCCTCATAAAAATAGCGCTGCTCTCACGAAAGGACAGCGCTTGATTATCGCTTAATATTGCCGTGAAATTAGCGTGTTTGGTCTGTAGGGGTACGAATACACTCCGGAAGCCGTACGCAGGCTAATTCGACGGTGATTCTATGCCAAAAATACGTGTAACTACGGCCGACGCATAACGTAGGTCTGTCCGTGTAAAGTTCAAAGTTAAATTTGATTCGCGGATTGTTCTGACGCTTGAAGGGGGCCGCGCGTAGGGGTGCGGGGGTGGCCGCCCCTCTCGCAAATACGTAATTCCGACCGCTAAATCGTACACTTTACGTTATACACCGTTTATGCGCATACTACTTCACAAAATACGCATTTGGCGGTCATATAAAATACCTTTACACCCACAAAAACCGCACCAAATCAACGTTTTTCGGCCGTTATATCGCGCTGCATAAACGCCTATTATGCGTTGAATATTCGTTACCATTTCCAGCGGATAAAGAACGTAGTAACGGCGCGGGTTTAGCGGTATTCACCGTTCTATTCCGCTTCCAGTTTATGCAGCGTATTTCCCGCGAATTGGAAACGGAGTATTCAGCGTTTATAAGGCGAAAATACGTTCGATTTCGTCTGATAGCGCAATTGCGTCAAAAGTTTTCGGAGGGCACGCGCCAGGAGCCCGCAGCAGGTGAAAAAGGCCGCATGTCAACCGAAGTCAAGCCGCAGCATCTGCGTTCCTTCATTATAGTGGGACGAAAACTGCCCCGCTTTACTCTTCTGTCTTAGCGCCGTCTTTCCGTGCTCGATACTCCGCAAGCTTACGTTCAAGGTCTGCGCGATCCAATGCGGTAGCGTCAGCGGTAATAACCTCAAACTGTTCCGTTAGCATTCCGTTAAGACCGAGTACCAACTTCGCAGCCGCAGCGTTCCTGTCCTGTACTGCTGCGTCAATCATAGCGTCAGTTACTTCCGGAATCCGGTCTAGCGTATTGCGTGTAATCTGGCGCTTTAACTCCCGTTCAAAAAGTGGGTCCTTGATCCAGTCGTACAAAGCCTGGCGTGTGACTCCCGCCTTCTCTCCGATCTCTGCCATCGTCAGGCCTCCGCGTCGTGGCAACGCGAGCCATTGCAGCGCGATAAGGTGGTGCGCTTCTAACCGTTTCAATGCCATCGTTAATTCCTCCCGTATTGTCGAATAAAAATAGCGCCCTCATCCGCTCAGGCAAAGCGGACGAAAGGCACCTGTCTATCGCTTCCTATGCGCCTGGATTAGCGCGCGTACTGCGATACCGTAACGAACACACCAGCGCAATAAAAAAGCGCCGCTCTCACGCTCAGGCAGGGCGTAAGAACGACGTATATTAGCGCTATATCCAACCGCCAGGCCAGCGCTTAAACGCGTATACTAACGCTAGATATAACGCAGGAAATACGCATATGAATACGACATTACCGAAGTCTATCCGCTCATCTACGTCTATACATAAACGTACGTAAGCGAACACTCCCGCTATAGCTAACGCGATATGAACGATACATAACGCTAACCATACGCAGTACATTACGCAATCAACTCCGTTTCTTTATCCGCGCTATTCTTTGTGTTTGCCTACATGAGATACTTCTTCGATTATGCTTCATGAATATGAGTGGGAAAGGTTTATGCTTAACTTCCTGCCGCAGCCCTTGGCCTTGCCCCTCCATCCGCTGGCGCGTATGTCGGAATATTAATTATCTGCGCACTCAATATCTCACAAGGGCCAGGCTTCTCGGCCCGAAGTGATATGTTTCGTATTCACCCGATTTATTTATTTCGTTATTGGACGTTATCTATAAGAGAAGAGAACATTTTGCCCAAAAAACGCTGAAAGCCGCGCCGCTCTAAGGCGGACACGACTTTTGAATGGTATCGATTTGATCACATAGACCCCCTCGAATGGTATCGATTTGATCACATAGCCTGCCGGAGTTGGTGCTGTTTGAACAGTCTCCGTACGAAATCCGTATACTCTACATCCTCTGTTTCCTTCCGATACATGACGTCAGGATGGACGATATAATTAACACTGCTGACCGATCGCGTCGATAGTATAACGCCCTTTGCCTGCAGGCTCGCAACTAGGCGAGACACTGTCTCCGGTTCGTGGCCGATCAATTCCGCCAGCCGTTCGCGCGTCAAATGCTCGATGTTGTTCTCGTTCTCCTCATCTGGATTGGCGCAAAGGTAGTACGTCGTGTAATGGAAATACGGAAGAATCTTGTAGAGCAGGCCGATTTCATTCAGGCCAAGGTCACGCGTAATCTCGTTAGCGTGGTACTGGTACAGCTTCGTGAACTTAACGCCGTCGTTAACGGTGCCGTACGTATGATACTCCGCATTGAACGAGTAGATATTCGTGCGGCCGTTCGTTTCCTTCGTTATTATTCCGAGCTCTTCTAAACGTCTGAGCAGCGCGATCGTGGCGGCCTTGCTGCGTCCGATAATACGCTGGATGTCCGTTTGCTTGAGCGGCTTTCCGTTCTCGATTAGGCGGCCCTCACCTTTGAATCGCAAGTACGGAAGCAACCGGATAAGCGCGCCCGCCTCCGTAAGAGACAGCGCCAGCGTCACGCTTCTGATCGCGTCATGGTAGCACGCCACCCAGCGCATGCCGGACCGCATTTCAATGGCACGAGACCTCTGTCGACGTTTGCGTCTGGCTTCCCGTTGTGCTGGCGTAGTGAACTCGTAGCCTTCCCCTTCCGGCAAAAAGCGACCTATCTCGCCTGTCTCCGGGTTAATCCCGATTGGCAGTACGCTCAAACTGACACCTCCCGATTAAATAGGCCGACCGACTCCGCCAGCCCGGTCTATTATTCTTCTCTCCGCCTACTAAAACCGCACTTTCACGCGGTCTTCCTTATCCGGCCAGTCTTTCGTTTCGGCCGAACCGCCTACCCTGCGGACCTCGATCATCCACTCGTTAGTTGGCGTACCGTCCAGTCCGGTCGACGTATTCGCGCGATCCTCGTAACTTAACGATTCGTGCTGCGTACGCCGGCGCTGCATCTCGGTCTCTGACAGGAACGAAGACTCCGCCAAGTCGTAATCAGCCCGAACCCACGCGCGTAGCTTATCCGTTAAGGGATGCGGAACCACCTTGCCAGTAGTGTGCGTATAATATCCGCTCAAATCTCGGACAGCCGCGTCCCTCTCCGCCATCTGCAGCGAGAATCCGGTCAAACATGCGACGGCCTCAGCAAGCGTGGCGTAATTATCCTGTCCGGGAACGAACGCACCTTTAAAGAAATAGCCGTTGTCCCAAATTGTGGTCACATCCACGAACATTCCCTCGTTGTTATATACGACTGCTGCGCCCATATCATAATTCCTCCTTAGTTTGAATTGTTGTATGATGGGGCCTGACTCCGGCCTGTCCGTGTCAACCAATGTACACTATCTATATATATGCAAAAATGCAACTACTTCACTGCTCTTTTACGGACATTCGCCAAGCATTTCCGGAAGTTACTCTCGCCAATTCCGAGCCGCCGCGCGATGTATCGCGACTTCATCCGGTAATGGCCGCCATCATCGACCTTGTATTCGCGCATGTCCCCAGCCTCTATATCACGCTCAACGATCGCGTGAGCCTCTTCGATATAGCCGCGCTGCTTACGCGTGAGCCTATTAAGAATAGCGGGCACGTCCAAGTCCCTAACGTCCCGGTCGAAGATTATTCGCCAAGGCTGCGGCTCTTTAGGCGTGACGTATAAGTTGGTGAAATCCCCGGCTTCATTTCGCCGACCTAGCCGCACGATACCGGTCTGTTCACGGTCAAGTCGGCTGTATTCGGTCATAAACGCACGGCGTATGTAGCCGACCATTTCACGCGGCGATCTCGTAGCATCAACGCGTCCTAACGCATGACGAAGCGCCGGCTTAATGACGGTTTCAACGTGGCCACGATATGCATATTCGGCCCGCCAAGCCTCCGCCAGAGCTCCGTATTCATTGTCGCCCAGGTACGCCAGCACAGCGTTAAGGTCCGGAGCGCCGGCCGCTATGTCCACGCCGATTCCCTTGCGTATGGCTTCGCGATATTCTGGCATTGTGGTCGGATCGTAGCGGAACTCGCGGCGGGCTCCTGACGTGCTCGTTTTAATCTGCGCTGCAATCCGCAAGTAGTGGCGGTCGTCGTCTGTCACCGCCCAATCTTGGCGCGTGAATGCGAGCGCCTTTTCGATTGCCCGTTCGTCTCCGGCCGTTTGAAACGCGATGACGTCCGCTATAAAATCGTTGTTCAATCTCGCTCCCTCCTTTGTTTGTGTGTAAGAGGGCTCCCGCTGATATGCGAGAACCCTTGCTTATTCCTCGAACCGTTACGCGTCCTGCCGCAAATTCAGCGTGATAGACTGTAGCTGTCGCGTAGGGAGCGCAATAACATTTGAAGCTGCTGGCGGTTCTTCAACGCAAGCGCCCGCGAGTATCCGCTCAATGTACGCTACCCCCTCCGTGGTCACGCGAGAGTACGGTTTTGCTGTGCCACTGGGGGACACATACGGTACTACCTCAAAATAACGTGGAGTAAACCGCTGATAGGGAAGTCCGTCCTGTCGAATCAATTTTCGCTCGCGTAACGTATCGCGCAATCCCTTCGGTTTAATGCCGAGCATTTTCGCTACTTGATCGATTGTCATCGTTCCGTCAGCGTCAATAAACGTATCGAAAGCCTCAGCTTTTGGAGTCATTTCGATTACCTGTGCCTCTGCTGCCAGACGTGCGCGTCGCTCCTCTGTTAAGCGCGTTACTGTTTTGAGTAGCAAGTCCGGGTCATCGAGCAATTCATCCGCCGCGTACATTCCCGTTTTACGGATTGACTGGATGACTTCGTGCGTGACCCAACGTTTGAACGCGCGGGCTTCCGGTTTGCGACTGCGGAGGATTGCGGAGTATAACCCCGGTTCGCTTATTACGGTGATGTTCGTAGTTAAGTTACTACCGCCCTGCTTAATTGACAGGTTGGTTTTCTCGTCCTCGTCAAGATACCTCGTCATTGCAGACGTCTCGGAAAACCCAAGTACATCCGATATATCCTTTGCGACGAACCACGGATCGCCTCCGATTATTACCGTTCTTACTTCTGCAGCACCGTAAGCAAACACTTTCGTTAACTGTTCCACTATAGACACGCTCCTTTTCGTTTTGGTTTTATGTAAACGGTCAGGCCGCGCGAAGCTGCCAGCCGGGATTATTACGGTGCATCCGTGATGTACTTGCGCAGCTTCTCCGCTAGTCGCTGCTTTAGTCGCTGTGCCTGCTTTCGGTCGGACAAGCCGAGCGCGTTTGCTATTTCCTGCAGCGTAGCTTCCGGATCGGCCCGCAAAAGTTCGAATACTGCCCGTTCTGTGTCCGTAAGTGACGTGTCCGCCGCCATGCATTCGACTGTGTATTGCGCGATTGCCTGTTCCTCCGCACTCGCCACGATGCCGGACCGCTCAACTTCCCGCATGACCGCTTCGTCCTGTAAGCTTAACGCAAGGTGATTTATCCGGTTCTTTTTCGTTAACGCTCGCCTCACCATGTCCCGGCCAGCATTCCGAATCGAACCCCGCAGGTAATCGAAAAATGACCCGTTCTTACCGTCGTACCTTAACGCAGCCTTAGCGACGGTAAACCGGAAGTGACTCTCGAAGTCATCCTCATATAATCGGTATTTCCGGCATGACCGCGCCCACCGGCCGGCTTCGCGTTTGACGAACGTGTCAGTCTGTGCGTTTAGGTCATCGAATCCATAGCGGACGGGCTGTGGCTTGCCAGCTTTAGACCGCTCAATCGCTTCGAGTATGTACGTCGCCCATGCGTCGTCTACGTCCTTCCGGCGGCGGTCGAGGTATGCGCGTTGCTTTAAACTTGCGGAGAGCGCTTCGCCTGAACTATGGATAGCGGACATGTTACAATCCTTTCACAATTTTAGTCGAACCGCCTGCCACAACCGATATTAAAATTACGTATTAATAACGTGTGCTCGTTGAGCAGGCCGTATATACCACCGCCCTTACTAATACGGGATAACAACCTACGCTGCTATATCCTCCTGTCGTACGTCCACAACCTCGCCCTCTCGAAGCTTCCGTATGAGCGCGATCCCTTCCGCAGTCACGCCAGTATACCGCTCAATGTACGGAGGATTTTTCGTATCCGTTACGAGGTGTTCCCGGATAACGAAATACTTCGGGATATAACGCTTGAGTGGCAGGCCGTATCTGCGCAGGACCTTCCGCCTGTACAAGAACTCGCGCATCATGACTTCGTTTTCGCCGAGTGCCACCGCTGTCTCCGTTAATGTAATTGTCATAAAGCGTGCCCCTTTCCGAATTAGATTAAAAAGACGCCCCCGTAGTCGGAGCGCCCTTGTTAATTAAGATAACCCGGACTCCTTCGGTTGTTAACGTCAATATTAGCCGTCCTGGTCGGCCTACCAATAGTTTGACGTTGAAAATGCAGCTCCATTACAGAGCCGCGCGCTAAAATACGTCTTACGCCAGTTGAAGCAAGCGTACTTTCTCGTCTTGTGCTGCCGTTGAGACTTGCACTCTCAATTTGAACAGCTCTCCGGACTTTTTTGGAATGCGCTTCTTCATGATGCCCTCACTACGTAGGAGGCTCGCCCCTGTAACTGCACCAAACTCCTGTAGAACCTTATCAGCGCGGAACTTGAGTTGCCGGCCGAGCCTTGCGTAGAGGGGCGCTGTTCGTTCGATTTCATCGCCGAGCCGAACGATGTTTAGAGCCTCGTCAAATACGGACATGATCTGTTCGGTGAAATCTTCGGCCGAGCCAGCGGAATCACTTGAGACACCGCCGGCCATCATGAGAAGCATTGCCGACTCAGCTCCCGAAAGTAGCACGTATGCCGCTGATTCTTTAGCGCGACCCCCCGCTTCTAGCCTCGCCGTCACGTAGTTAAGCTGCGTGCTGATACGAGTCAATTCCGCTTTAATCTCACCGTTAATTTTCGCTGCCATCGTCATATAAATCGCTCCCTTTTCGTTTAGTTTTTATAGTTAAGCGGTCATGCCGCCTTCTACCTAAAAAGACGACGCCCGGATACTGTTTCGCACATTTCCGAGTGAAATTTCGCCTTCACTATTTATGACACCGCCCAAATGCAGAACGTACACCTCACCGGAAACTTTTTATCCTACACTTTTAACATCCGTAATCAACGGGGGCTCCCGCACCGATTCCGGAAATTTAATTCTTACTTACATACGGACAGTGATTC includes these proteins:
- a CDS encoding phage antirepressor KilAC domain-containing protein, with translation MTITLTETAVALGENEVMMREFLYRRKVLRRYGLPLKRYIPKYFVIREHLVTDTKNPPYIERYTGVTAEGIALIRKLREGEVVDVRQEDIAA